A genomic segment from Malus domestica chromosome 05, GDT2T_hap1 encodes:
- the LOC103420111 gene encoding uncharacterized protein isoform X1, which yields MGWRGILGFEYGIVQAPLGADISGPELVAAVANAGGLGFLRAPDWESPDYLKELIRKTRSLTKKPFGVGVVLAFPHEKNIQAILDEKVAVLQVYWGECSEELVLKAHQSGVKIVPQVGSLEEAKKAIHAGVDAIIVQGHEAGGHVIGQDALISLLPKVVDLVGDRDIPLIAAGGIVDARGYVAALALGAQGICLGTRFLATEESHAHPAYKRKVVEYDATEYTDVFGRARWPDAPHRVLHTPFFNDCKYIPADQNEAGQPVIGCAIIHDREIEIHRLAGVVPNATTTGDIESMVMYAGQSVGLIKEILPAGEVVKRLVEGAQLLIKNKFSDIL from the exons ATGGGTTGGCGTGGAATATTGGGTTTTGAGTACGGAATAGTTCAAGCACCGCTGGGAGCTGATATTTCAGGACCGGAGCTTGTTGCTGCTGTTGCGAATGCTGGTGGACTCGGTTTCCTCAGAGCTCCTGATTGG GAGTCACCAGATTACTTGAAAGAGCTGATAAGGAAGACTCGAAGCTTAACTAAAAAACCATTTGGGGTTGGTGTTGTTCTAGCATTTCCTCATGAGAAAAATATACAAGCCATATTGGATGAAAAGGTTGCAGTGCTGCAGGTTTACTGGGGTGAATGTTCGGAGGAGCTTGTGTTGAAAGCTCATCAATCTGGGGTTAAGATTGTGCCTCAA GTTGGGAGCTTGGAGGAAGCGAAGAAAGCAATACATGCTGGTGTAGATGCAATTATTGTTCAAGGGCATGAAGCAGGAGGGCATGTGATCGGTCAG GATGCTTTAATTTCATTGTTGCCGAAGGTAGTTGATCTTGTTGGAGATCGAGATATACCTCTCATTGCTGCTGGTGGTATTGTGGATGCCCGTGGATATGTTGCTGCTCTGGCCCTTGGTGCTCAGGGCATCTGCCTAGGAACTAG gtttctTGCAACTGAAGAAAGTCATGCTCATCCTGCATACAAGAGAAAGGTGGTTGAATATGACGCAACTGAGTACACTGATGTATTCGGCCGTGCAAGGTGGCCTGATGCACCACATCGTGTTCTGCATACACCTTTCTTCAATGATTGTAAATATATTCCTGCTGATCAAAATGAAGCGGGTCAACCTGTTATTGGCTGCGCAATAATACATGATAGG GAAATAGAAATTCACCGTCTTGCCGGTGTTGTTCCAAATGCGACAACAACGGGTGACATTGAAAGCATGGTGATGTATGCCGGCCAAAGTGTAGGACTCATCAAGGAAATTTTACCTGCAGGGGAGGTGGTAAAGAGGTTAGTTGAAGGGGCTCAGCTTCTGATAAAAAACAAGTTCAGTGATATACTGTAA
- the LOC114825204 gene encoding uncharacterized protein translates to MRTHIGSLTHSNRSQIYDGMLSTLPHNEEEHATRTNRHVRQSRGRRNHNCARNYNENRGILGCRLPAPTTCSYCYARLFTRETLNMCCLKGRVALPPIQSPPEMVALFSDQTNEGRHFRQNIRAYNHAFSFTSMGVHVDERINISGRGIYTFRAQGALYHKIGGLLPHEGNRPRFLQAYIYDTEHEVENQMCESEVLDRRVVEKIQQMLNNHNPFVHTLRSLGQRQDLPNCKLILKEQPIDRRQYSLPSASQVAAIIIDGDDATIANGRDIVVETISGRLSHVRDYVGFYDPLQYPLLLPYGTYGWDVNSRDDGGRAITCCDYYAYMLQVCTNNIIYFPIYINE, encoded by the exons ATGCGTACTCATATAGGATCATTGACACATTCGAATAGGTCACAAATATATGATGGGATGCTCTCAACTCTTCCCCATAATG AAGAAGAACATGCAACTAGAACCAATCGTCATGTGCGGCAAAGTAGAGGAAGAAGAAACCACAATTGTGCTAGAAATTATAATGAGAATCGAGGTATCCTAGGTTGCCGCTTACCTGCTCCAACCACATGTTCGTACTGCTACGCACGATTGTTTACTCGAGAAACTTTGAATATGTGTTGCTTGAAAGGAAGAGTTGCTTTACCCCCAATACAATCTCCACCAGAAATGGTTGCTCTTTTCTCTGACCAAACAAATGAGGGTAGACACTTCAGGCAAAATATTCGAGCTTACAATCACGCATTTTCATTCACTTCAATGGGAGTACACGTGGATGAAAGAATAAATATTAGTGGCCGTGGGATTTACACATTTCGTGCTCAAGGTGCATTATATCATAAGATTGGTGGACTTTTACCACATGAAGGAAACAGACCGCGATTTTTACAAGCCTATATATATGACACTGAGCATGAAGTTGAAAACCAAATGTGTGAAAGTGAAGTTTTAGATAGACGTGTGGTTGAAAAGATACAACAGATGTTGAACAACCATAATCCTTTTGTTCATACATTGCGAAGCCTCGGACAACGCCAAGATTTGCCGAATTGCAAGTTGATCCTAAAAGAGCAACCAATAGATCGACGTCAGTATAGTCTACCATCAGCATCACAAGTTGCAGCAATTATAATAGATGGAGATGATGCCACCATTGCAAATGGAAGGGATATCGTGGTCGAGACAATTAGTGGAAGACTTTCTCACGTCCGAGACTATGTCGGATTTTATGATCCGTTACAGTATCCACTATTGCTACCTTACGGTACATATGGTTGGGATGTTAATAGTCGCGATGATGGTGGAAGAGCAATAACATGTTGCGACTATTATGCTTATATGTTACAGGTTTGTACCAATAACATAATTTACTTCccaatatatataaatgaatga
- the LOC103420112 gene encoding uncharacterized protein, protein MTLVQRFGKPDLFITMTCNPSWEEIKSELLAGQTPQDRPDLLTRVFRAKLEQLKEDIIENGVLGSVVAYAYVIEFQKRGLPHVHMLVVLDENDKINNPDEYDRIVRAEIPNEDVEPQLYNVVLKHMIHGPCGIHNPQSPCMKNGSCKRKYPKPFAPVTVQGNDSYPIYQRRGNRLPVSLDRQGNIMVDNSWVIPYNPWLLLRYDCHINVEICASIKSVKYLYKYVYKGPDRVTVEVQSDLEYDEIKQFQDARWVCAPEALWKIFKFIINRIYPSVERLQIHLPNMHQVQFRADESIINILHDESTRKTMLTEFFTLNHVDAEARRYLYMEIPSHYRWIQAQRKWSKRMNRNKVIGRIYAVSPAEGEKFYLRILLNHVRGPTSFTNLRTINGVLHPTFKQAAEQQGLLERDDSIRQCLLEASTIQMPSALRRLFVTILVYCAPIGVRGLWDEFYPFMIEDYVTMTNMTPTLATNRLLRELNILLVQFNKSINEFDFPQMTRGNESSSGMTRCIEDEISIGIPQQDLDAIERLNDDQRNAFNIIMGAVQRSENATFFVDGPGGTGKTYLYRALLASLRRLGHIVLATTSSGIAATILPGGRTTHSKFKIPLSLDASSMCSIGKQSDLAKLIQKAKAIIWDEATMTHRHAFEALDRTFRDLTDIDLPFGGKIMIFGGDFRQVLPVIRKGTKSELIQASVVKASFWSEVNILKLKQNMRSINDREFSEFLLRVGDGNEDVIMDDMVKLPECMVIAWESEHSINQLIAKIFPNLEDHMNDATYMVERAVVTPTNEDVDMLNEKIINMFPGLEETMYSFDSVEDDERNLYQPEFLNSISLGGASAQVNSKKRCSNHAFKEYRSKIGIV, encoded by the coding sequence ATGACTCTGGTTCAAAGATTCGGAAAGCCAGATCTTTTTATTACCATGACATGTAACCCAAGTTGGGAAGAAATCAAAAGTGAATTACTCGCTGGACAAACTCCACAAGATCGTCCTGACTTACTCACTAGAGTATTTCGTGCAAAACTTGAGCAACTAAAAGAAGACATCATTGAAAATGGGGTATTGGGCAGTGTTGTTGCGTACGCATACGTTATTGAGTTTCAGAAACGTGGTCTTCCACATGTGCATATGCTGGTGGTGTTAGATGAAAATGATAAGATCAATAACCCAGATGAGTATGACCGAATTGTTAGAGCTGAAATACCAAACGAAGACGTAGAGCCTCAACTTTACAATGTGGTGTTAAAGCATATGATTCATGGCCCATGTGGGATTCATAATCCTCAATCTCCATGTATGAAAAATGGGAGCTGTAAGAGAAAGTATCCCAAACCATTTGCACCAGTCACTGTTCAAGGAAATGATTCGTATCCAATTTATCAAAGGCGAGGAAATCGATTGCCCGTTTCTCTTGATCGACAAGGAAACATAATGGTTGATAATAGTTGGGTCATTCCATATAATCCATGGTTGCTGTTAAGGTATGATTGTCACATCAATGTTGAAATTTGTGCAAGCATAAAAAGTGTCAAGTACTTATATAAGTATGTTTACAAAGGCCCAGATAGAGTGACAGTCGAAGTGCAATCAGACCTTGAATACGATGAAATAAAGCAGTTTCAGGATGCAAGATGGGTTTGCGCACCAGAGGCATTATGGAAGATATTCAAGTTCATTATTAATCGAATTTACCCATCTGTTGAGCGATTGCAAATACATCTTCCTAATATGCACCAAGTTCAGTTTCGTGCCGATGAGAGCATAATAAATATTCTACATGATGAGAGTACAAGAAAGACAATGTTAACTGAATTTTTTACACTTAATCATGTGGATGCAGAAGCGCGACGGTACTTATACATGGAAATCCCATCACATTACAGATGGATTCAAGCTCAAAGAAAGTGGTCTAAAAGAATGAATCGTAACAAGGTTATTGGGCGAATATATGCAGTTTCACCTGCTGAAGGTGAAAAATTTTACCTTCGAATTCTTCTTAATCATGTTAGAGGACCAACATCCTTCACAAACTTGAGAACGATTAATGGGGTTTTGCATCCAACATTTAAACAGGCAGCAGAACAACAAGGTTTATTAGAAAGAGATGACAGTATTCGACAATGTTTGCTAGAGGCCTCCACAATTCAAATGCCATCGGCTTTACGAAGATTATTCGTCACCATATTGGTATATTGTGCACCAATTGGTGTTCGAGGGTTATGGGATGAGTTCTATCCATTCATGATAGAAGATTATGTTACCATGACTAACATGACTCCCACACTTGCTACCAACAGACTCTTGCGTGAGTTGAACATACTTTTGGTTCAATTTAATAAGAGTATAAACGAGTTTGATTTCCCCCAAATGACAAGAGGAAATGAATCAAGTTCAGGAATGACAAGATGTATTGAAGATGAGATATCCATAGGTATTCCACAACAAGATCTTGATGCAATTGAACGCTTAAATGATGACCAAAGAAATGCGTTTAACATAATAATGGGTGCGGTTCAACGATCAGAGAATGCAACTTTTTTTGTGGATGGTCCCGGTGGAACTGGAAAAACTTACTTATATCGCGCATTGTTAGCAAGCTTGAGAAGGTTGGGGCACATAGTATTAGCAACAACATCATCTGGAATAGCAGCTACGATATTGCCTGGTGGGAGGACAACACATTCTAAATTCAAGATACCACTTAGTCTCGATGCATCATCGATGTGTTCGATTGGTAAGCAATCTGATTTAGCAAAGCTAATACAAAAGGCAAAGGCAATTATCTGGGATGAAGCAACAATGACGCATCGTCATGCATTTGAAGCACTCGATCGAACATTCAGAGACCTAACGGATATTGACTTACCATTTGGGGGAAAAATAATGATATTTGGGGGAGATTTTCGACAAGTTCTTCCTGTTATCCGGAAAGGAACCAAGTCCGAACTAATCCAAGCAAGTGTTGTTAAGGCATCATTTTGGTCAGAGGTAAACATTTTAAAactcaaacaaaacatgagaTCCATAAATGATCGTGAATTTTCAGAATTTTTACTTCGTGTTGGTGATGGGAATGAAGATGTTATTATGGATGATATGGTAAAACTACCTGAATGCATGGTGATAGCATGGGAGAGTGAGCATtccattaatcaattaattgccAAAATCTTCCCTAACTTAGAGGATCATATGAATGATGCAACCTACATGGTGGAAAGGGCAGTGGTAACTCCTACAAATGAAGACGTTGATATGTTAAATGAAAAGATAATCAATATGTTTCCAGGTTTAGAAGAGACAATGTATTCATTTGATTCAGTTGAGGATGATGAAAGGAATTTGTATCAGCCAGAGTTCTTGAATTCAATCTCACTTGGTGGTGCCTCCGCACAAGTTAACTCTAAAAAGAGGTGCTCCAATCATGCTTTTAAGGAATATCGATCCAAAATTGGGATTGTGTAA
- the LOC103420111 gene encoding uncharacterized protein isoform X2 produces MGWRGILGFEYGIVQAPLGADISGPELVAAVANAGGLGFLRAPDWESPDYLKELIRKTRSLTKKPFGVYWGECSEELVLKAHQSGVKIVPQVGSLEEAKKAIHAGVDAIIVQGHEAGGHVIGQDALISLLPKVVDLVGDRDIPLIAAGGIVDARGYVAALALGAQGICLGTRFLATEESHAHPAYKRKVVEYDATEYTDVFGRARWPDAPHRVLHTPFFNDCKYIPADQNEAGQPVIGCAIIHDREIEIHRLAGVVPNATTTGDIESMVMYAGQSVGLIKEILPAGEVVKRLVEGAQLLIKNKFSDIL; encoded by the exons ATGGGTTGGCGTGGAATATTGGGTTTTGAGTACGGAATAGTTCAAGCACCGCTGGGAGCTGATATTTCAGGACCGGAGCTTGTTGCTGCTGTTGCGAATGCTGGTGGACTCGGTTTCCTCAGAGCTCCTGATTGG GAGTCACCAGATTACTTGAAAGAGCTGATAAGGAAGACTCGAAGCTTAACTAAAAAACCATTTGGG GTTTACTGGGGTGAATGTTCGGAGGAGCTTGTGTTGAAAGCTCATCAATCTGGGGTTAAGATTGTGCCTCAA GTTGGGAGCTTGGAGGAAGCGAAGAAAGCAATACATGCTGGTGTAGATGCAATTATTGTTCAAGGGCATGAAGCAGGAGGGCATGTGATCGGTCAG GATGCTTTAATTTCATTGTTGCCGAAGGTAGTTGATCTTGTTGGAGATCGAGATATACCTCTCATTGCTGCTGGTGGTATTGTGGATGCCCGTGGATATGTTGCTGCTCTGGCCCTTGGTGCTCAGGGCATCTGCCTAGGAACTAG gtttctTGCAACTGAAGAAAGTCATGCTCATCCTGCATACAAGAGAAAGGTGGTTGAATATGACGCAACTGAGTACACTGATGTATTCGGCCGTGCAAGGTGGCCTGATGCACCACATCGTGTTCTGCATACACCTTTCTTCAATGATTGTAAATATATTCCTGCTGATCAAAATGAAGCGGGTCAACCTGTTATTGGCTGCGCAATAATACATGATAGG GAAATAGAAATTCACCGTCTTGCCGGTGTTGTTCCAAATGCGACAACAACGGGTGACATTGAAAGCATGGTGATGTATGCCGGCCAAAGTGTAGGACTCATCAAGGAAATTTTACCTGCAGGGGAGGTGGTAAAGAGGTTAGTTGAAGGGGCTCAGCTTCTGATAAAAAACAAGTTCAGTGATATACTGTAA